AGACGGTGCGGCGGTACGTCGCCGCCCGTGATCAGGGCCGTGCGGTCACCGGCGCGGGCCGCCGGCCGCGGATGATCGATGAGCACATGCCCAAGATCGAGGAGTGGGTCGAGCGCGGCAACGGCAAGGTCCGCGCTGACGTTATCCACGGCCGGCTCGTCGCTGTGGGGTTCACAGGGACCGAGCGGACCACCCGGCGGGCTGTCGCCGAGGTCAAGGCCGCGTGGCGGGCCGGGCACCGGCGCAGCTATCGGCCGTGGATCACCGAGCCGGGGCTGTGGCTTCAGTTCGACTGGGGCGAGGGCTCGCGAGTGCCCGGGCCCGATGGGAAGCCGCGACGGACGTGGCTGTTTTGCGCCTGGCTGGCCTGGTCACGTTTCCGGGTGGTCATTCCGGTGTGGGACCAGACGCTGCCGACGCTGATCGCGTGCCTGGATGCCACGCTGCGCCGCCTGGGCGGGGTGCCCAGCTACATCTTGACCGACAACGCCAAGACGGTCAGCGTCGAGCACGTCGCCGGCGTGGCGGTACGCCATCCGCAGATCGTGCAGGTCGCCCGCCACTACGGCAGCCAGGTGCACACGTGCGTGCCCTACGACCCGGAGTCCAAGGGCGGCACGGAGTCCACGGTCCGGTTGGCCAAGGCTGACATCGTGCCTACCGGCGCGAACCTGCGCGAGCAGTATTCCTCCTTCGCGCAGTTGGAACAGGCGTGCGAGGAGTTCATGACCAAGGTCAACAACCGCAAGCACCGCGAGTCCGCGCGGTTACCGGCCGAGGCGCTGATCGAGGAGCGGGCTCGGTTGCACATGCTGCCGGCCGCGCCGCACACGATGGCGCTGGGAGAGACCCGCAGCGTAGGCACCGATCAGACCATACGGTTCGGGTCGGTGCGCTACTCCACCCCGCCGGGGCTGGTCGAGGAGGAAGTGTGGGTGCGGGCCGCGGGGGCCGAGTTGATCATCGTCGCCGACCTAGACGCGCTGCCGCTCGTGCCGGACTGGGCCACCGATCGTCGTGGGCTAGTTGAGGTCGCCCGTCACCGCCTGTCCACGCCGGGCAACCCGCGTATCGACCTGGCGCACTACCCCGACCACCCGCAGGAGCCCGATGGTGCGCCCCGACCGCCGAAACCACGAGCCCGCAACGCCGCGGAGGAGGAGTTCCTCGCGCTGGGGCGGGGTGCCTACGACTGGCTGATCGAGGCCTCCGCGGCCGGGGCAGTGCGCATCCGCGCCAAAA
The window above is part of the Pseudactinotalea sp. HY158 genome. Proteins encoded here:
- the istA gene encoding IS21 family transposase, whose protein sequence is MKKSDREIMEILEAYDATQSAHSAAQLAGVDPKTVRRYVAARDQGRAVTGAGRRPRMIDEHMPKIEEWVERGNGKVRADVIHGRLVAVGFTGTERTTRRAVAEVKAAWRAGHRRSYRPWITEPGLWLQFDWGEGSRVPGPDGKPRRTWLFCAWLAWSRFRVVIPVWDQTLPTLIACLDATLRRLGGVPSYILTDNAKTVSVEHVAGVAVRHPQIVQVARHYGSQVHTCVPYDPESKGGTESTVRLAKADIVPTGANLREQYSSFAQLEQACEEFMTKVNNRKHRESARLPAEALIEERARLHMLPAAPHTMALGETRSVGTDQTIRFGSVRYSTPPGLVEEEVWVRAAGAELIIVADLDALPLVPDWATDRRGLVEVARHRLSTPGNPRIDLAHYPDHPQEPDGAPRPPKPRARNAAEEEFLALGRGAYDWLIEASAAGAVRIRAKMADAVQLATLVGREGVDAALGVAAAAGRFGEGDLAAIVDHQAVGATATDLVVADEAHSAQPGTTAWANFTTSKETTR